One window of the Endomicrobium proavitum genome contains the following:
- a CDS encoding nitrogenase component 1, whose translation MSKINLKASEVQVRENRLGSVTGYEGTAKDLVEKARAGTLQDKNRSFSQCLGCSTSNAACTVVLVQDAAVISHGPVGCAGCLQEYAFTYRVNGKHRGVKNPTQRRIFSTNMEEADTVYGGNQKLSDAIREVHKRVNPNAIFIITTCASGIIGDDVGGIADEAEAELGIPVVAIFCEGFRSKIWTSGFDAGYHAIARKLIKKTDKKQPDLINIVNFWGTDIFAEWFKRLGLRANYLTPYATVKQISTSAEAAATIQICSTLGSYLAAALEQEYNVPEIRVSPPYGIEQTDRWFRELGKMTGKEKEAEQFIKEEKEKWLPEIEKIRNKLKGKTAYVTAGASHGHSLLALLKELGMQPQGAAIFHHDPIYDNGAVSNDTLQNVVNDYGDIANYNVCNKQEFELVNILNKVRPDILLARHGGMTLWGAKFGIPSLLIGDEHYGMGYEGIVKYGNRILETIENDEFVKNLEKHTIKPYSKWWLEQNPYLFLGGNTDGE comes from the coding sequence ATGAGTAAAATAAATTTAAAAGCATCTGAAGTTCAGGTGCGCGAAAACAGGCTTGGTTCCGTCACAGGGTATGAGGGAACCGCAAAAGATCTTGTAGAAAAAGCAAGAGCGGGCACGCTGCAGGATAAAAACCGTTCGTTTAGCCAGTGCCTTGGCTGTTCAACTTCAAACGCAGCTTGCACAGTTGTGCTTGTGCAGGACGCCGCGGTAATAAGCCACGGGCCTGTAGGCTGCGCCGGATGTCTTCAGGAATACGCTTTTACTTACAGAGTAAACGGCAAGCACAGAGGCGTAAAAAATCCTACTCAAAGAAGAATTTTCTCAACCAACATGGAAGAAGCCGATACGGTTTACGGCGGAAATCAAAAACTTTCAGACGCTATAAGAGAAGTTCATAAAAGAGTCAATCCGAACGCAATTTTTATAATTACAACTTGCGCCTCAGGCATAATCGGCGACGACGTCGGCGGCATAGCCGACGAAGCCGAAGCGGAACTCGGCATACCCGTAGTTGCAATATTTTGCGAGGGTTTCCGCTCTAAAATTTGGACTTCCGGTTTTGACGCCGGTTATCACGCCATAGCAAGAAAATTAATTAAAAAAACAGATAAAAAGCAGCCCGATTTAATAAATATTGTAAATTTTTGGGGCACGGATATTTTTGCCGAGTGGTTTAAAAGACTTGGGCTTAGAGCAAATTATCTTACGCCTTATGCGACGGTAAAACAAATTTCAACTTCCGCAGAAGCGGCGGCAACCATACAGATATGTTCTACGCTCGGCTCTTATTTGGCGGCGGCATTAGAGCAGGAATATAATGTTCCGGAAATAAGAGTTTCTCCTCCTTACGGAATTGAGCAAACCGACAGATGGTTTAGAGAACTCGGCAAAATGACGGGCAAAGAAAAAGAAGCCGAACAGTTTATAAAAGAAGAAAAAGAAAAGTGGCTGCCGGAAATTGAAAAGATAAGAAATAAACTTAAAGGAAAAACCGCTTACGTTACCGCGGGAGCATCGCACGGACATTCGTTGCTTGCGCTTTTAAAAGAGCTTGGCATGCAACCGCAGGGCGCGGCAATTTTCCATCATGACCCGATATACGACAACGGCGCGGTAAGCAACGACACTTTACAAAACGTTGTAAACGATTACGGAGATATTGCAAATTACAACGTTTGCAACAAGCAGGAATTTGAACTTGTAAACATTTTAAACAAAGTGCGCCCTGATATTCTTCTTGCAAGACACGGCGGAATGACGCTTTGGGGAGCAAAATTCGGAATTCCTTCGCTGTTAATAGGCGACGAGCATTACGGAATGGGTTATGAAGGCATTGTAAAATACGGAAACAGAATTCTTGAAACCATTGAAAACGACGAGTTTGTAAAAAACTTGGAAAAGCATACTATAAAACCTTATTCAAAATGGTGGCTTGAACAAAACCCTTATCTTTTCTTAGGAGGAAATACCGATGGCGAATAA
- a CDS encoding nitrogenase component 1, which produces MANKLIEQQRFMCAIGAIQTVVAIPKAVPLLHSGPGCGTMVQGFFERSTGYAGGSTSPCTNFTESEVVFGGEDKLRKILSNTYKVLDTQLQVILTGCTSAIVGDDVNSVARQFGEEGKPVVYVETAGFKYTNYQAHSLVVNAIIDQFVNKVYDKAAAKDANLVNIFASIPYQDPFWKGNLEEIKRLLEGIGLKVNILFGPNSNGVSEWKTIPQAGFNVLISPWYGTEIVENLKAKYNQPFYQFPYIPIGGNETTKFLRELIDYANKNGAKLNKEKADAFIALQEQDFYEEIDNLATFLLEFRYGLPNFFHVLSDSAYVLGISKFLLNEVGIVPKEQFIMEQTPEQYQQKILDIAKTISNKREIPVFFEPDGGLAQETIRKAVYPGRGLIIGGAWDKELAKEKDYDFLSAGLPSTYRLILTTPYFGYKGGLRLIEDIYNAVLATYK; this is translated from the coding sequence ATGGCGAATAAGCTTATAGAGCAGCAGAGATTTATGTGCGCAATTGGCGCAATTCAAACGGTCGTGGCAATACCTAAAGCCGTTCCGCTTCTTCATTCGGGTCCCGGATGCGGCACAATGGTTCAAGGATTTTTTGAACGCTCCACAGGTTATGCCGGCGGAAGCACTTCCCCCTGCACAAACTTTACCGAAAGCGAAGTTGTTTTCGGCGGAGAAGATAAGTTAAGAAAAATTCTTTCAAACACTTATAAAGTTTTAGACACGCAGTTGCAGGTAATTCTTACGGGCTGCACTTCGGCAATAGTCGGCGACGACGTAAATTCCGTAGCAAGGCAGTTTGGCGAAGAAGGAAAGCCTGTAGTTTACGTTGAAACGGCAGGATTTAAATATACAAATTATCAGGCGCACAGTTTAGTTGTAAACGCAATTATAGACCAGTTTGTAAACAAAGTTTACGACAAAGCCGCCGCAAAAGATGCTAATCTTGTAAATATTTTTGCGTCAATACCGTATCAAGATCCGTTTTGGAAAGGCAATCTTGAAGAGATAAAAAGACTTCTTGAAGGCATAGGCTTAAAAGTAAATATTTTATTCGGGCCGAATTCAAACGGAGTATCCGAATGGAAAACAATTCCGCAAGCAGGATTTAACGTTTTAATTTCTCCGTGGTATGGAACGGAAATAGTTGAAAATTTGAAAGCAAAATATAATCAGCCTTTTTATCAGTTTCCATACATTCCAATAGGCGGAAACGAAACGACAAAATTTTTGCGCGAGCTTATAGATTACGCAAATAAAAACGGCGCTAAATTAAATAAAGAAAAAGCGGACGCTTTCATAGCTCTTCAAGAGCAGGATTTTTATGAAGAAATAGACAATCTTGCAACTTTTCTTTTAGAGTTTAGATACGGGCTTCCAAACTTTTTCCACGTGCTCAGCGACAGCGCTTATGTTTTGGGAATAAGTAAGTTTTTGCTCAACGAAGTAGGCATAGTTCCTAAAGAACAATTTATTATGGAACAAACGCCCGAGCAGTATCAGCAGAAAATTTTGGATATTGCAAAAACAATTTCAAACAAAAGAGAAATACCGGTTTTCTTTGAACCCGACGGCGGGCTTGCGCAGGAAACAATACGCAAAGCGGTTTACCCGGGACGCGGACTTATTATCGGCGGCGCGTGGGACAAAGAGCTTGCAAAAGAAAAAGATTACGATTTTCTCTCGGCGGGACTTCCGTCAACATACAGACTTATTCTTACAACGCCCTACTTCGGGTATAAAGGCGGATTAAGATTGATAGAAGATATTTACAACGCTGTTTTGGCAACATACAAGTAA
- a CDS encoding O-acetylhomoserine aminocarboxypropyltransferase/cysteine synthase family protein produces MSGNKHKFDTLKIRAGYNPKDHNYAVSVPIYQTASYDLGGTERANRIVSFQEDAWLYSRINNPTVDVLEKRVAALDGAAAGLALSSGMAAVTYTLFVLAEGGGRILTSPYLYGGTFDSFKSIINRFNINIDFSKNIDNIKELEKEIKPDTKAIFIESISNPNGAVADIEALAALAHKHNIPLVVDNTIATPYLFNPIQHGADIVIYSATKALSGHGNVIAGIILDSGAFKWDEKKFPQIYKKHYTLRDDKNNPRSYTEVFKNLAFIDKARMDYLNYFGSTLGAFDAYLVLIGIETLSERVQKQVSNTAKILEYLEKSPYVAKVNHPTLKSSDYYGLALKYFPKGAGSVLSFEIKGTLEQGQKFIDALKIFTYLANIGDAKSLVIDPFKVTHGELTPEDLELAKIPLNLIRLSIGLEDADDLTADLDQAFKTALK; encoded by the coding sequence ATGTCAGGCAATAAACATAAATTTGATACGTTAAAAATTCGCGCAGGCTACAATCCTAAAGATCACAATTACGCGGTTTCCGTGCCTATTTACCAAACAGCCTCTTACGATTTGGGCGGCACCGAAAGAGCAAACAGAATTGTCTCTTTTCAAGAAGACGCATGGCTTTATTCAAGAATTAATAACCCGACGGTAGATGTTTTAGAAAAAAGAGTCGCGGCTCTTGACGGAGCGGCGGCGGGTTTGGCTCTTTCTTCCGGAATGGCTGCGGTTACTTACACATTATTTGTGTTGGCGGAAGGCGGCGGAAGAATACTTACCAGCCCCTATCTTTACGGCGGAACTTTTGACAGTTTTAAATCCATAATTAACCGATTCAACATCAATATAGATTTTTCAAAAAATATTGACAACATCAAAGAACTTGAAAAAGAAATTAAACCGGACACAAAAGCAATTTTTATTGAATCTATAAGCAACCCTAACGGAGCGGTGGCAGATATTGAAGCTCTTGCGGCGCTTGCGCATAAACATAACATTCCTTTAGTCGTTGACAATACAATAGCAACGCCTTATTTATTTAACCCTATACAACACGGGGCAGATATTGTTATTTACTCCGCAACAAAAGCTTTAAGCGGACACGGAAACGTTATTGCGGGAATTATTCTTGACAGCGGCGCATTCAAATGGGACGAAAAAAAATTCCCCCAAATTTATAAAAAACATTATACGTTAAGAGACGATAAAAACAATCCGCGCTCTTATACCGAGGTTTTTAAAAATCTTGCTTTTATCGACAAAGCAAGAATGGATTATTTAAATTATTTCGGTTCTACTCTTGGCGCTTTTGACGCGTATCTTGTATTAATAGGTATAGAAACGCTTTCCGAAAGAGTGCAAAAACAGGTTTCAAATACGGCAAAAATTTTGGAGTATCTTGAAAAAAGCCCGTATGTTGCAAAAGTTAATCACCCGACGTTAAAATCAAGCGATTATTACGGTTTGGCATTAAAATATTTTCCGAAAGGCGCAGGCTCCGTATTATCTTTTGAAATTAAAGGCACGCTAGAACAGGGACAAAAATTTATAGACGCATTAAAAATATTTACATATCTTGCAAATATCGGCGACGCAAAATCTTTAGTAATAGATCCGTTTAAAGTAACGCACGGCGAATTAACTCCCGAAGATTTGGAGCTTGCAAAAATTCCTTTAAACTTAATCCGTCTTTCCATAGGTTTGGAAGACGCCGACGATTTAACGGCAGATTTAGATCAGGCGTTTAAGACGGCTCTTAAATAG
- a CDS encoding ABC transporter ATP-binding protein gives MSAQTLINIKNVNRIYTDTKGNKVYALKNVSLEIRQGEFISFIGPSGCGKTTLLRLIAGLDQPQSGALYVQGERIEKTSHERGYIFQQPTLFPWKTVEENVAIGLKARGVYQEKKNEIAQYIKLIGLNGFEKSYPHEISGGMAQRVAIIRALINEPKILLLDEPLAALDAFKRMELQQMLTEVWSKTKTTMALVTHDVDEAISLSQRIAIMTARPGEISKVIDVNLGQERNRNDDDFITLRKEILKELHLVTVKPEPEYRI, from the coding sequence ATGAGCGCGCAAACATTAATAAACATTAAAAACGTAAATAGAATATATACGGACACAAAAGGCAACAAAGTTTACGCTTTAAAAAATGTAAGTTTGGAAATACGTCAGGGCGAATTTATATCTTTTATAGGTCCGTCCGGTTGCGGCAAAACTACGCTTTTGCGTCTTATAGCCGGGCTTGACCAGCCGCAGTCGGGCGCTCTGTATGTTCAGGGCGAACGCATAGAAAAAACAAGCCACGAGCGCGGTTATATTTTTCAACAGCCTACACTTTTTCCGTGGAAAACAGTTGAAGAAAACGTCGCTATAGGACTTAAAGCGCGCGGCGTGTATCAAGAGAAGAAAAATGAAATTGCGCAATATATAAAGCTTATAGGTCTTAACGGATTTGAAAAATCTTACCCGCACGAAATTTCAGGCGGAATGGCGCAAAGAGTCGCAATTATAAGAGCGTTAATTAACGAACCTAAAATTCTTCTTCTTGACGAGCCTCTTGCGGCGCTGGACGCTTTTAAACGCATGGAGCTTCAGCAAATGCTTACGGAAGTTTGGAGCAAAACAAAAACAACAATGGCGCTTGTAACCCACGACGTGGACGAAGCCATTTCGCTTAGCCAAAGAATAGCAATAATGACGGCGCGCCCGGGAGAAATAAGCAAAGTAATAGACGTAAATCTCGGACAGGAACGAAACAGAAACGACGATGACTTTATAACATTAAGAAAAGAAATTTTAAAAGAGCTGCATTTAGTAACAGTAAAGCCCGAACCGGAATACAGAATTTAA
- a CDS encoding trans-sulfuration enzyme family protein — protein sequence MSNNNINTKVIHGGIAEDETTGAVSIPIYQATTFRQVELGKTKAGYEYGRSGNPTRKALESLIADLEEGAAGFAFASGLAALTTVLFLFKSGDKILTSQNVYGGTFRILDKIFKNFGVSYEIVDTANLMILEETFKKDKNIKGLIIESPANPLLTITDIKGAAEIAKKYNALTIVDNTFLTPYLQKPLTLGADIVIHSATKYLGGHSDVIAGLAVTKDPTLAERIGFFQNAAGSILEPFDSWLLIRGIKTLAVRLDRHLENAAAVAEFLKNNKAVKEIYYPGLKDFNGYEINKKQSKGAGAIISFILSDNYDYKIFFKNLKTIALAESLGGVESLACHPASMTHASIPKEIREKIGITDNLIRLSVGIEDKNDIIADLEQAINPAGKR from the coding sequence ATGAGCAACAATAATATAAACACAAAAGTTATACACGGCGGAATTGCGGAAGATGAAACCACCGGCGCGGTAAGCATTCCTATTTATCAGGCTACAACTTTCAGACAAGTTGAGCTTGGCAAAACAAAAGCGGGATATGAATACGGGCGCTCGGGCAACCCTACGAGAAAAGCGTTGGAATCTTTAATTGCAGATTTGGAAGAAGGCGCGGCGGGTTTTGCTTTTGCTTCCGGTCTTGCGGCTTTAACAACGGTTCTTTTTCTTTTTAAAAGCGGCGACAAAATTTTAACGTCGCAAAACGTTTACGGCGGAACTTTTAGAATATTGGACAAAATATTTAAAAATTTCGGCGTTTCTTATGAAATAGTTGATACCGCAAATTTAATGATTTTGGAAGAAACTTTTAAAAAAGATAAAAATATTAAAGGGCTTATAATAGAATCCCCGGCAAACCCGCTGCTTACAATTACAGATATTAAAGGCGCAGCTGAAATTGCGAAAAAATACAACGCGCTAACTATTGTTGACAACACTTTCTTAACGCCGTATTTGCAAAAACCGCTTACGCTTGGCGCAGATATTGTAATCCACAGCGCAACAAAATATTTAGGCGGACACAGCGATGTTATAGCCGGACTTGCCGTAACAAAAGACCCGACGCTTGCAGAAAGAATAGGTTTTTTTCAAAACGCCGCAGGCTCAATACTTGAACCTTTTGACTCGTGGCTTTTAATTCGCGGAATTAAAACTTTGGCGGTTCGTTTAGACAGACATTTGGAAAACGCGGCGGCCGTTGCCGAATTTTTAAAAAATAATAAAGCCGTTAAAGAAATTTATTATCCCGGACTTAAAGATTTTAACGGTTACGAAATAAACAAAAAACAGTCTAAAGGCGCCGGCGCTATTATTTCTTTTATTTTGTCGGACAATTACGACTACAAAATATTTTTTAAAAATCTTAAAACAATAGCTCTTGCGGAAAGTTTGGGCGGCGTAGAATCTTTAGCGTGTCACCCCGCAAGCATGACGCACGCAAGCATCCCTAAAGAAATAAGAGAAAAAATAGGGATTACCGATAACTTAATAAGATTATCCGTAGGAATTGAAGATAAAAACGACATAATCGCAGATTTAGAACAGGCAATAAATCCGGCAGGTAAAAGGTAA
- the def gene encoding peptide deformylase gives MAKLEIKKYGDGVLRKKNEPVSKITDKVKQLALDMLETMYAAPGVGLAAPQVGVSLRICVIDVNPDKNNPIVMINPEVTKGENKISAEEGCLSFPGLYEEVKRFKKVNAQFTDINGKPQEIKADGFLAKAIQHEIDHLDGKLFIDYLPEWKRKSVEKEIKRRKKSGNW, from the coding sequence ATGGCGAAATTAGAAATCAAAAAATACGGCGACGGCGTTTTAAGAAAAAAGAACGAGCCGGTAAGTAAAATAACCGACAAAGTAAAACAGCTTGCTTTGGACATGCTTGAAACTATGTATGCCGCCCCGGGAGTAGGCCTTGCCGCTCCGCAGGTGGGCGTTTCTTTGCGTATTTGCGTTATAGACGTAAATCCGGATAAAAACAATCCTATAGTTATGATAAATCCTGAAGTTACCAAAGGCGAAAATAAAATATCCGCCGAAGAAGGATGTTTGTCTTTTCCAGGGCTTTATGAAGAAGTGAAACGTTTTAAAAAAGTTAACGCCCAATTTACCGATATAAACGGCAAACCGCAGGAAATTAAAGCCGACGGCTTTCTCGCAAAAGCCATACAGCACGAAATAGACCACCTTGACGGCAAACTGTTTATAGATTATCTTCCCGAATGGAAAAGAAAATCCGTTGAAAAAGAAATAAAAAGAAGAAAAAAATCGGGGAACTGGTGA
- a CDS encoding PLP-dependent cysteine synthase family protein, whose protein sequence is MKYYNDIRELIGNTPIVKLNNIDFPKNVNLFAKLELANPGGSVKDRMGLAVISAAEKEGLLKPGSTIVETTAGNAGIGIALAAIGKGYKVIFTVPLKFSQEKQQIMRALGAEIINTPYEDGMQGAFKKAEEIVRSIPNAVCLDQFKNPANPKAHYQQTGKEIYDDLEGQIDYLVAGAGSGGTISGIAKYLKSKNKNIKAVLADPEGSTMGGGQEGCYKVEGIGNTFFPETFDRNIIDEVIKTNDNDSFKEVKQLALKEGILAGASSGAALSAARKLAEKIKSGNIIVIFPDRGDRYLSKKIYA, encoded by the coding sequence ATGAAATATTATAACGATATTCGCGAATTAATCGGCAACACGCCGATAGTGAAACTTAACAATATAGATTTTCCGAAAAACGTAAATTTATTCGCAAAGTTAGAACTTGCCAACCCCGGCGGCAGCGTTAAAGACCGAATGGGCTTGGCGGTAATTTCAGCCGCCGAAAAAGAGGGGCTTTTAAAACCCGGCTCTACAATAGTTGAAACTACCGCCGGAAACGCAGGAATAGGCATAGCCCTTGCGGCAATAGGCAAAGGTTATAAAGTTATTTTTACGGTGCCGTTAAAATTTTCACAGGAAAAACAGCAGATAATGCGGGCATTAGGAGCGGAAATAATAAACACTCCTTATGAAGACGGAATGCAGGGCGCGTTTAAAAAAGCAGAAGAAATAGTCAGGTCAATTCCAAACGCAGTTTGCTTGGATCAGTTTAAAAATCCGGCTAATCCCAAAGCGCATTATCAGCAAACGGGAAAAGAAATATACGACGACTTGGAAGGGCAGATAGATTACTTGGTAGCAGGCGCCGGCAGCGGCGGAACAATAAGCGGCATAGCAAAATATTTAAAGTCTAAAAACAAAAATATAAAAGCCGTTTTAGCAGATCCTGAAGGTTCAACAATGGGCGGCGGGCAGGAAGGCTGCTATAAAGTGGAAGGCATAGGCAACACTTTTTTTCCCGAAACTTTTGACAGAAACATAATAGACGAAGTTATAAAAACAAACGACAATGATTCTTTTAAAGAAGTAAAACAGCTTGCGTTAAAAGAAGGAATTTTGGCGGGCGCTTCATCCGGAGCGGCATTGTCGGCGGCAAGAAAGTTAGCTGAAAAAATAAAATCGGGAAACATAATAGTTATTTTCCCCGACAGAGGCGACAGATACTTAAGTAAAAAAATATACGCATAA
- a CDS encoding ABC transporter substrate-binding protein, whose protein sequence is MKFLKVTAAAVALFAVAFFTLSACGKKVDPKKFPYGTIEIEALGGGACGTPFYIAYEKGFFAAEGINAVLVSGTFETNKAGLASGKYPIANGDFQFFPSVNEGLDIKIIGGLHQGCIKLLVPKNSKIKSVKDLAGKRIGVDEIGGTPMAVTSVALANAGISPEKGVTWLPYPLDQLTVVAEKGELDAVALWDPYATLAEKDGYIVLVDIAKDPIFAGKYCCFLYASGKQLKENPQRIAAILTALQKASDWVADNPEEAAKIAVEKDYLPGDDPALVAELLTTYKYGHKHNLLSNEDTTKKDAYYFADQLKKTGYLPADLNTKKFIDDAYVDVFKAAGVEKHSAAH, encoded by the coding sequence ATGAAATTTTTGAAAGTTACAGCAGCGGCAGTTGCATTATTTGCAGTAGCGTTTTTTACGTTGTCGGCATGCGGTAAAAAAGTTGATCCTAAAAAGTTTCCTTACGGAACAATTGAAATTGAAGCTCTCGGCGGCGGCGCTTGCGGAACGCCTTTCTACATTGCTTACGAAAAAGGTTTCTTTGCGGCAGAAGGCATAAACGCAGTGCTTGTAAGCGGAACGTTTGAAACAAATAAAGCCGGGCTTGCAAGCGGAAAATATCCGATAGCAAACGGCGATTTCCAGTTTTTCCCGTCAGTAAACGAAGGTTTGGACATAAAAATTATCGGCGGACTTCATCAGGGCTGCATAAAGCTTTTGGTGCCGAAGAATTCAAAAATTAAATCGGTTAAAGATTTGGCGGGCAAAAGAATCGGCGTTGATGAAATAGGCGGAACTCCGATGGCCGTAACAAGCGTTGCTCTTGCAAACGCCGGAATCAGCCCTGAAAAAGGCGTAACATGGCTGCCTTATCCGCTGGATCAGTTAACAGTTGTTGCGGAAAAAGGCGAATTAGACGCAGTCGCGCTTTGGGATCCATATGCAACATTGGCAGAAAAAGACGGATATATAGTTTTGGTTGATATAGCTAAAGATCCGATATTTGCCGGAAAATATTGCTGCTTCCTTTACGCATCGGGAAAACAGTTGAAAGAAAATCCTCAGCGTATAGCCGCAATTTTAACCGCGCTTCAGAAAGCGTCTGACTGGGTTGCAGACAATCCGGAAGAAGCCGCAAAAATTGCAGTTGAAAAAGATTATTTGCCCGGCGACGATCCGGCGCTTGTAGCAGAACTTCTTACAACATACAAATACGGTCATAAGCACAACTTGCTTTCAAACGAAGACACAACAAAGAAAGACGCTTATTACTTTGCAGACCAGTTAAAGAAAACAGGTTATTTGCCTGCAGATCTTAACACAAAGAAGTTTATTGACGATGCATACGTAGATGTTTTTAAAGCGGCTGGAGTAGAAAAACACAGCGCAGCTCATTAA
- a CDS encoding ABC transporter permease, with protein MAKAEKKSHANIVTPDDSAIYWKPQSKLWFWLSIFSFIFAYAVDYFIPFKQTVNPAPYRTFLLILAGLFVALYAVSIKFTTLRKKLYHKSQFIFALGITLAAWDLLTAKSGIFPLPFFPGPLQIVDVTVKDSLTLFISTVYSLRLFFVGLIVGIFLGFITGILIGWYRQWDYWLSPVIKVSGVIPAVAWIPIAIAVFPNSFITGVFLIFIASWFSVSYMMAQGIASTPKSYFEVAKTLGADEKFLLIHVAIPNAVPNIFTGIMTATGLCFATLVVSEMIGAKAGLGWYINWAKGWSIYSKVYAAIIITAIAFSIILAVISIARSYLLRWQRGILK; from the coding sequence TTGGCAAAAGCGGAAAAAAAATCTCATGCAAATATAGTTACGCCGGACGACAGCGCAATTTATTGGAAACCGCAATCAAAGCTATGGTTTTGGCTTTCAATATTTTCGTTTATTTTCGCATATGCTGTTGACTATTTTATTCCGTTCAAACAAACGGTAAACCCTGCGCCTTACAGAACGTTTTTGCTGATACTTGCAGGTTTGTTTGTAGCTTTATACGCAGTCTCAATAAAATTTACGACATTGCGAAAAAAGTTATACCATAAATCGCAATTTATTTTTGCTCTTGGAATAACTCTTGCAGCGTGGGATTTGCTTACGGCAAAAAGCGGAATTTTTCCCCTTCCGTTTTTTCCCGGACCTTTGCAAATTGTAGATGTAACGGTTAAAGATTCTTTGACGCTTTTTATAAGCACCGTATATTCGCTTCGTTTATTTTTCGTAGGACTTATCGTAGGAATATTTTTAGGATTTATTACCGGAATTTTAATAGGCTGGTATCGCCAGTGGGACTACTGGCTTTCTCCGGTAATAAAAGTAAGCGGAGTTATACCGGCGGTAGCGTGGATTCCCATTGCAATTGCGGTTTTCCCCAACAGTTTTATTACCGGCGTATTTTTAATTTTTATAGCGTCGTGGTTTTCTGTTTCCTACATGATGGCGCAAGGAATAGCTTCCACGCCTAAATCTTATTTTGAAGTTGCAAAAACGCTTGGCGCCGACGAAAAATTTTTACTTATTCATGTTGCAATACCAAATGCCGTTCCGAATATTTTTACCGGAATTATGACGGCAACGGGCTTATGTTTTGCAACTCTTGTAGTTTCCGAAATGATAGGGGCAAAAGCCGGACTTGGCTGGTATATAAATTGGGCGAAAGGCTGGTCAATTTATTCAAAAGTTTACGCGGCAATTATTATTACCGCTATTGCGTTTTCCATAATTCTTGCAGTTATCAGCATAGCGCGCAGCTACCTTTTGCGCTGGCAGAGAGGAATTTTAAAATGA
- a CDS encoding MetQ/NlpA family ABC transporter substrate-binding protein: MVELDSALIIRVRDQFDAYSTNTNKVLEAGIDLKTRLFSEGGDSPYANIIAVNSKRVNDPAIVALVKALKTDKTKKFIKEKYKGAVIPAK; the protein is encoded by the coding sequence ATAGTAGAACTTGACTCTGCTTTGATAATTCGCGTTAGAGATCAGTTTGACGCTTACAGCACAAACACCAATAAAGTTTTGGAAGCCGGCATAGATCTAAAGACAAGACTTTTTAGCGAAGGCGGAGATTCTCCGTATGCAAACATAATTGCCGTAAATTCAAAAAGAGTTAATGACCCGGCAATTGTAGCGCTGGTTAAGGCTTTAAAAACCGACAAGACAAAAAAATTCATTAAAGAGAAATACAAAGGCGCAGTTATACCTGCAAAATAA
- a CDS encoding NifB/NifX family molybdenum-iron cluster-binding protein — translation MALKKIAFASTDGVYVDEHFGRADMFYIYDILPKPSLTERRRFARSTERCHDESNFEKAYETLKDCEAVFASKVGQSAAEFLIKKNIRVFQVEEKIEDVLEAIIEENKNEQQ, via the coding sequence ATGGCTTTAAAAAAAATTGCATTTGCATCAACCGACGGAGTTTACGTTGACGAACATTTCGGAAGAGCCGATATGTTTTATATTTACGATATACTTCCAAAACCTTCTTTAACCGAACGCAGAAGGTTTGCAAGATCTACGGAACGATGTCACGACGAAAGCAATTTTGAAAAAGCGTATGAAACTTTAAAAGACTGCGAAGCCGTATTTGCAAGCAAAGTAGGTCAAAGCGCGGCGGAGTTTCTGATAAAAAAAAATATAAGAGTTTTTCAGGTAGAAGAAAAAATAGAAGACGTTCTTGAAGCAATAATTGAGGAAAATAAAAATGAGCAACAATAA